The genomic DNA CGGGTCGGCAAGGACGCGCGCCTGGTGGAAGTCATCCTTTCCGAATCGCGGCGGGTGGTGCGCGAAGCGCCCAACGTGCTGATCGTCGAGCACCGGCTCGGCTTCGTCATGGCCAATGCGGGCGTGGATCAATCCAATGTGGGGCAATCGAACGTGGAAGGCGAGGACATGGCATTGCTGCTGCCCGGCGATCCGGACGAATCCGCGCGGCAGCTGAAAACCGATTTGGCGGCGCGCGCGGGCGCGAAGCTCGGCGTCGTCGTCACCGACAGCTTCGGCCGTCCCTGGCGCAACGGCGTGATCGGCGTCGCCCTCGGCGCCGCCGGCATCCCGGCGCTGCTCGACAAGCGCGGCACGCCCGACTTGTTCGGCAGACCCTTGCGGGTGACCGAAATCGCGCTCGCCGACGAAATCGCGGCCGCCGCGTCGCTGTTGATGGGCGCGGCGGACGAAGGAATCCCGGTGGTGATCCTGCGCGGGCTCGCGCTCGCCGGCCCGGAGAAACCGGCGCGCGCGCTGATCCGCGATCCGGCCCTCGATCTGTTCCGCTGACCTCATGACCCCGCCCCTTCCTTCAGGACGCGTGTTGCTTCTTTCCGGTGGCGTCGGCGGCGCGCGCTTGGCGCGCGGGCTCGCCCAGGCACTTCCCGATCCGGCGCTGCTTTCGGTTGCCGTCAACACCGCCGACGATTTCATGCACCTCGGGCTCGCCATCTGCCCCGACCTTGACACGGTGCTTTACACCTTGGCCGGCCTCGAGAACGCGGAGCAAGGCTGGGGGCGCTCGGACGAAACCTGGTCGTTCATGGCGGCGCTGGCGAAGCTTGGCGGCGAAACCTGGTTCAGGCTCGGCGACAAGGATTTGGCGCTGCACGTCTTCCGCACCCGCGCGCTGGCCGAGGGGCGGACGCTGTCGACGATCACGGCGGAGGCCGCCCGCATCTTCGAGATCGCGTCCGAAATCCTGCCCATGACCGACGACCGGGTGGCGACCGTGGTCGAAACCGACACGGGTACGCTTTCCTTTCAGGACTATTTCGTGCGCCGGCATTGCGAACCGCGGGTCAAGGGTTTCCGCTTCATCGGCGCCGACGCCGCCCGGCCGCTGCCGCGATTGATGGCGCTTCTCGCCGATCCGAGCCTGCGCGCGGTGGTGATCGGGCCGTCGAATCCGTTCGTCAGCGTCGCGCCGATTTTGGCATTGCCGGGTGTGAGCAAAGCGATTCAAGCTTGCACGGCTCCCGTGATCGCCGTGTCGCCCCTGGTCGGGGGGCACGCGGTCAAGGGGCCGGCGGCCAAGATGATCGCCGAGATGGGCGGCGCGCCGGGCATTGCCTGGATCGCCGAGCATTACGCCGGGCTGATCGACGGCCTGGTGATCGACGAGGCCGACCGGGACGCCGCCCGGGCGATCCGCGGCCCTCGGGTGCGAATCGCCAAAACGGTGATGCGGAGCGACGCCGATCGCGCCACACTGGCGGGCGACGTGCTCGCCTTCGCCGAGGAGATCCGCGCGTGACGCCCGCCCCCATGTTCGCCCTGGTTCCGGTTCGCGCGCTGACGGACGCCAAGCGGCGCCTTTCACCCCTGCTCGACGCCGGGGAACGCGCGGCGCTCGCGCGGGCGATGCTGGAAGACGTGATCGAATGTCTGTCGCGCGCGCCGTCGGTCGAGGGAATCGCGGTCATCACCGACGACGCCGACGCGGCGCGGGTGGCCTCCGATTTCGGGGCGCTCGCGCTGCCCGACACACCGGAAGGGGGACTCAACGCCAGCCTGGAGGCGGCCGCGGCCTGGGCGCGCGGGTCGCATGCCGAACGCGCCCTTCTCGTCCTGCCCGCCGACGTGCCGGGCGCCATGCCCGACGACATCGCCGCGTTGGCGGCCGAAAACGCCCATGTCGTGCTCGCGCCCGCCCGCGACGGCGGCACCAACGCGCTCCGGCTGCGCCCGGACGCGAAAATACCGTTCGCGTTCGGGCTCGGAAGCTGCGCCCGCCACGCCGCAAACGCCCGCGCCGCCGGATTGTCGGTCGTCGTCGTCGAGCGGCCCGGCCTCGCCCTCGACCTCGACCGGCCCGAGGACGTCGCCCTTTACCTCGCCCGCGCCGGCACCTCGCGCACCCTTGGACTCCTGCACCGGCTCGGCGTCGCGCGCAGACTCAAGGAGAAGGCCACGCCATGAGCGAACTTCTCCAGCGCGCCGCCGAGGGCGCCCGGCTCGCTGACGGCGAGATCGCCGCACTCGCCCATATCAACACCGCCTCGTTGCTCGCAGCCGCGCGCGCGCGCCGTGACCTCGGCCACGGCAGCCTCGTCACCTATTCGCCCAAGGTGTTCATCCCGCTCACCAAGCTTTGCCGCGACGTTTGCGCCTATTGCACCTTCGCGCGCTCCCCGCGCGAAGTCCCGCCCTACCTGACGCCTGACGAAGTTCTGGCGATCGCAAAAGCGGGCGTGTCGGCCGGCTGCCGCGAGGCGCTGTTCACGCTCGGCGACAAGCCGGAAGCGCGCTGGGACGCAGCGCGCGATGCGCTTGAGGCGCTCGGGTATCCGAGCACGCTCGCCTACCTCGCCGCCATGGCTAGGCTCGTCCGCGACGAAACCGGACTGTTGCCGCACCTCAATCCCGGCGTCATGAGCGAGAACGATTGCCGGAACCTGAAGCCCGTTTCCGCGTCCATGGGCGTGATGATGGAAAGCCTCGCCGAGCGCCTCGCCGCCAAAGGTGGCCCGCATTTCGGCTCGCCCGACAAGGTGCCGGCCGCGCGGCTCGCGACTCTGGAGGCGGCGGGGCGGGCGCGTGTGCCGTTCACCACCGGGATTCTGGTCGGCATCGGCGAGACCGAAGCCGAGCGGATCGAGACCCTGCTCGCCATCCGCCGCGTCCACGAGTCCTTCGGCCATGTCCAGGAGATCATCATCCAGAATTTCCGCGCCAAGCCGGGCACCCGCATGGCCGATACGCCCCACGCCGACGGCGATGCGCACCTGCGCGCGATCGCGTTGAGCCGTCTCATTTTCGATGCGTCCATGAGCGTGCAGGCGCCGCCGAACCTGAGCCCAGGCGTGCTCGAAGACCTGATCGCGGCCGGAATCGACGACTGGGGCGGCGTGTCGCCGGTAACCCCCGACCACGTCAACCCGGAAGCGCCGTGGCCGGAAGTGCGCGAATTGGAAGCGCGCACGGCCGCTGCCGGCAAGACTTTGGCCGCGCGCCTCGCCGTCCGGCCCGCGTTTCAGCGCGCGGAGGACGATTGGCTCGATCCGGCCATGCGTCCGGCGGTGCTGCGCCTCGCCGATGCCGATGGGCTCGCGAGCGGGGACTGGATCGCGGGCCAAACGCGCGTGCCGCCGTCACTATCCGCTCCCGGATTGGGACCCTCGGGCTTGGCCGCCGTCACCGCGCGGGCGCGCGACGGCAAGCTTCTCGCCGAAACCGAAATTCGCGCGCTGTTCGCCGCGCGCGGGGCCGATTTCGCCTTCGTGCGGCGCCAAGCCGACATGCTTCGGCGCGAAGCGGCGGGCGACGCCGTCAGCTACGTGGTCAACCGCAACATCAACTACACCAACATCTGTTCTTACCGCTGCGCGTTCTGCGCCTTTTCCAAGGGGCGCGGCAAGGACGCCGCGCGCGATCCCGCATACCTCCTGCCCGCGTCCGAGATCGCGGCGCGGACGGCGGAAGCCTGGGCGCGCGGCGCGACCGAGGTTTGCCTGCAAGGCGGCATTCATCCCGATTACGACGGCCATACCTATTTCGCCATCCTCGCCGCCGCCAAGCGGGCGGCACCCGCGATCCATGTGCACGCCTTTTCGCCGCTCGAAATCCATCACGGCGCCGAGACTCTCGGTCTTTCTGCCGCCGAGTTCCTGGCCGAATTGAAGCGCGCGGGGCTCGGGTCGCTGCCCGGCACCGCGGCCGAAATCCTCGACGACGAGGTGCGTGCGACCCTTTGCCCCGACAAAATCCGTAGCGGGCGCTGGCTCGAGATCGTCGCGGCGGCGCACGCCGTCGGACTGAAAACCACCGCCACCATCATGTTCGGCCACGTCGACGCGCCCGAGCACTGGGCGCGTCATCTGCTCCGCATCCGCGACCTGCAACGCGAAACCGGCGGCTTCACCGAGTTCGTGCCGCTGCCGTTCGTGCCGATGGAAGCGCCGATCTTCCGCCAAGGCCGCGCCCGCCGGGGGCCCAGTTTCCGCGAGGCGGTGCTGATGCATGCGGTCGCGCGGCTCGCGCTTCATCCCTGGATCGGCAACATCCAGACCTCGTGGGTCAAGATGGGGCCCGAGGGCGCAGCCGTCGCGCTTGAGTCGGGCGCCAACGATCTGGGCGGAATATTGATGAACGAAAACATCACCCGCGCGGCGGGCGCGGTCTTCGGCCAGGAAATGCCGCCCGAAGCCATGGACGCCCTGATCCGGCGCATGGGCCGTGCGCCTCGCCAACGCACGACCCTTTACGGCACGCCGACGGCGGAGCGTACCGTACAAGCGGCCGAATAACGGAACCCGATGGATACCATCGACACGGCGGTGATCGGCGCGGGCGTGATCGGGCTCGCGGTCGCCCGGCACCTCGCCCAAGAAGGACGCGAGGTGGTGGTGCTGGAAGCCGCCGACGCCATCGGCACCGTGACCAGTTCGCGCAATTCCGAGGTCATTCACGCCGGCATTTATTATGCCAAGGA from Rhodospirillales bacterium includes the following:
- the cofE gene encoding coenzyme F420-0:L-glutamate ligase, with the translated sequence MAVTLIALPGLPRVRAGDDLALLIGAACARENVRLADGDVVAIAQKIVSKAEGRTVDLKTVTPSPRAREIAARVGKDARLVEVILSESRRVVREAPNVLIVEHRLGFVMANAGVDQSNVGQSNVEGEDMALLLPGDPDESARQLKTDLAARAGAKLGVVVTDSFGRPWRNGVIGVALGAAGIPALLDKRGTPDLFGRPLRVTEIALADEIAAAASLLMGAADEGIPVVILRGLALAGPEKPARALIRDPALDLFR
- a CDS encoding 2-phospho-L-lactate transferase produces the protein MTPPLPSGRVLLLSGGVGGARLARGLAQALPDPALLSVAVNTADDFMHLGLAICPDLDTVLYTLAGLENAEQGWGRSDETWSFMAALAKLGGETWFRLGDKDLALHVFRTRALAEGRTLSTITAEAARIFEIASEILPMTDDRVATVVETDTGTLSFQDYFVRRHCEPRVKGFRFIGADAARPLPRLMALLADPSLRAVVIGPSNPFVSVAPILALPGVSKAIQACTAPVIAVSPLVGGHAVKGPAAKMIAEMGGAPGIAWIAEHYAGLIDGLVIDEADRDAARAIRGPRVRIAKTVMRSDADRATLAGDVLAFAEEIRA
- the cofC gene encoding 2-phospho-L-lactate guanylyltransferase; this encodes MTPAPMFALVPVRALTDAKRRLSPLLDAGERAALARAMLEDVIECLSRAPSVEGIAVITDDADAARVASDFGALALPDTPEGGLNASLEAAAAWARGSHAERALLVLPADVPGAMPDDIAALAAENAHVVLAPARDGGTNALRLRPDAKIPFAFGLGSCARHAANARAAGLSVVVVERPGLALDLDRPEDVALYLARAGTSRTLGLLHRLGVARRLKEKATP
- the cofH gene encoding 7,8-didemethyl-8-hydroxy-5-deazariboflavin synthase subunit CofH — translated: MSELLQRAAEGARLADGEIAALAHINTASLLAAARARRDLGHGSLVTYSPKVFIPLTKLCRDVCAYCTFARSPREVPPYLTPDEVLAIAKAGVSAGCREALFTLGDKPEARWDAARDALEALGYPSTLAYLAAMARLVRDETGLLPHLNPGVMSENDCRNLKPVSASMGVMMESLAERLAAKGGPHFGSPDKVPAARLATLEAAGRARVPFTTGILVGIGETEAERIETLLAIRRVHESFGHVQEIIIQNFRAKPGTRMADTPHADGDAHLRAIALSRLIFDASMSVQAPPNLSPGVLEDLIAAGIDDWGGVSPVTPDHVNPEAPWPEVRELEARTAAAGKTLAARLAVRPAFQRAEDDWLDPAMRPAVLRLADADGLASGDWIAGQTRVPPSLSAPGLGPSGLAAVTARARDGKLLAETEIRALFAARGADFAFVRRQADMLRREAAGDAVSYVVNRNINYTNICSYRCAFCAFSKGRGKDAARDPAYLLPASEIAARTAEAWARGATEVCLQGGIHPDYDGHTYFAILAAAKRAAPAIHVHAFSPLEIHHGAETLGLSAAEFLAELKRAGLGSLPGTAAEILDDEVRATLCPDKIRSGRWLEIVAAAHAVGLKTTATIMFGHVDAPEHWARHLLRIRDLQRETGGFTEFVPLPFVPMEAPIFRQGRARRGPSFREAVLMHAVARLALHPWIGNIQTSWVKMGPEGAAVALESGANDLGGILMNENITRAAGAVFGQEMPPEAMDALIRRMGRAPRQRTTLYGTPTAERTVQAAE